In the genome of Electrophorus electricus isolate fEleEle1 chromosome 26, fEleEle1.pri, whole genome shotgun sequence, one region contains:
- the si:ch211-247n2.1 gene encoding calcium-activated potassium channel subunit beta-2 isoform X1, translating into MFLWAGTKGVQGPGNQRRTIYQKIREYDVLDKRKTVTALKAGEDRAVLLGLSMVLFSAVTYFILGITMVRAYRDSVWTEESSCTVLNSSIIAEINCSYSCGAECRRSSRYPCLQVFISVNSSGRVLQLSHNEEAQEANPECFYIPKCRKEYSVSHALVTDISERLKAYGQVPCYCDPTGQQDSALLTRLYGRRAVLSSLLWPTCTLVMGTLIVAMVKLTQYLSILCEQISRIKRTGLPPRAGTLHSVDGTKFNRLILDRL; encoded by the exons GTGGGCTGGAACTAAAGGAGTGCAGGGACCAGGAAATCAAAGAAG AACCATTTATCAGAAGATCAGGGAGTATGACGTCCTGGACAAGAGGAAGACAGTAACCGCTCTGAAGGCAGGCGAGGACAGAGCCGTCCTGCTGGGGCTAAGCATGGTCCTGTTCTCTGCTGTCACCTACTTCATCTTGGGCATCACCATGGTGCGCGCCTACAGGGACAG tgtgtggacagaggagtCGAGCTGTACAGTACTGAACTCCAGTATTATAGCGGAGATCAACTGTAGTTACAGTTGCGGTGCAGAGTGTAGGAGGAGCTCCAGGTACCCCTGTCTGCAGGTCTTCATCAGCGTGAACTCCTCTGGCCGCGTCCTGCAGCTCTCCCACAACGAGGAGGCTCAAGAGGCCAACCCCGAG TGCTTCTACATCCCCAAGTGCCGCAAGGAGTACTCCGTGTCACACGCCCTGGTGACGGACATCTCTGAGCGGCTGAAGGCATACGGTCAGGTACCCTGCTACTGTGACCCcacaggacagcaggacagcGCGCTGCTCACACGTCTCTATGGTCGCAGAGCTGTCCTGTCCTCATTGCTCTGGCCCACGTGCACGCTCGTGATGGGCACGCTCATTGTCGCCATGGTGAAACTCACACAGTACCTCTCCATTCTCTGTGAGCAGATTAGCCGTATCAAAAG GACTGGTCTCCCTCCGCGTGCAGGGACCTTACACTCCGTGGACGGGACGAAGTTTAACAGGCTAATTCTGGACCGGCTCTGA
- the si:ch211-247n2.1 gene encoding calcium-activated potassium channel subunit beta-2 isoform X2 — translation MFLWAGTKGVQGPGNQRRTIYQKIREYDVLDKRKTVTALKAGEDRAVLLGLSMVLFSAVTYFILGITMVRAYRDSVWTEESSCTVLNSSIIAEINCSYSCGAECRRSSRYPCLQVFISVNSSGRVLQLSHNEEAQEANPECFYIPKCRKEYSVSHALVTDISERLKAYGQVPCYCDPTGQQDSALLTRLYGRRAVLSSLLWPTCTLVMGTLIVAMVKLTQYLSILCEQISRIKR, via the exons GTGGGCTGGAACTAAAGGAGTGCAGGGACCAGGAAATCAAAGAAG AACCATTTATCAGAAGATCAGGGAGTATGACGTCCTGGACAAGAGGAAGACAGTAACCGCTCTGAAGGCAGGCGAGGACAGAGCCGTCCTGCTGGGGCTAAGCATGGTCCTGTTCTCTGCTGTCACCTACTTCATCTTGGGCATCACCATGGTGCGCGCCTACAGGGACAG tgtgtggacagaggagtCGAGCTGTACAGTACTGAACTCCAGTATTATAGCGGAGATCAACTGTAGTTACAGTTGCGGTGCAGAGTGTAGGAGGAGCTCCAGGTACCCCTGTCTGCAGGTCTTCATCAGCGTGAACTCCTCTGGCCGCGTCCTGCAGCTCTCCCACAACGAGGAGGCTCAAGAGGCCAACCCCGAG TGCTTCTACATCCCCAAGTGCCGCAAGGAGTACTCCGTGTCACACGCCCTGGTGACGGACATCTCTGAGCGGCTGAAGGCATACGGTCAGGTACCCTGCTACTGTGACCCcacaggacagcaggacagcGCGCTGCTCACACGTCTCTATGGTCGCAGAGCTGTCCTGTCCTCATTGCTCTGGCCCACGTGCACGCTCGTGATGGGCACGCTCATTGTCGCCATGGTGAAACTCACACAGTACCTCTCCATTCTCTGTGAGCAGATTAGCCGTATCAAAAGGTGA